From Acidimicrobiia bacterium:
TGACCCTGCCGCTTCGAAAGAGGTAAGCAGGTTAACGATCGGCTGGTAGCTTGCTGAGGTGAACGGGCGCTTTCTCTCGGTCGATCCTCCCGATCTCGGCACCGTCGCGACCGCGAAGGGGCTCGCGCGGCTGTGGCGCGACCAGGGACGGCTCGTCGTCGTCGGGCTCGTCTGCGCGTTCGCCTACAGCGGGCTCTCGCTCGCGATCCCGATCGTCATCCGCCACGCGATCGATCGCTCGATCGCCCCGACGAACGGCCACCGCGCTGCGCTGTGGCCCTACCTCGTGGCGGTCGTCGGGCTCGCGACGCTGCGCTTCCTCCTCAACTTCACGCGCCGCTACGCGACGTCGCGAACCGGCATCCGCGTCGAGTGGCGGATGCGCGAGCTGCTCTACCAGTCCTACCTGCGCTACCCGCGCGCGTTCTACGACCGGCATGCCACCGGCCAGGTCGTGTCGCGCGCGACGAACGACCTCTACCCGATCCGCTACTTCATCGGCTGGGGCATGACGCAGGGGCTTCAGTCCCTGATGATGATCTTCGGGATTGCGGTCGTCCTGTTTCTCGTGAACGTCAAGCTCGCCGCGATCGCCCTCGTGGCGATGCCGCTCGTCGGGGTGCTCGCGTTCATGTTCGCGCGGCGGGTCATGCCGATCTCGCGGCACGTGCAGCAGCTCAAGGCCGACGTGACCGAGGCCGCCGACGAGGCGGTGGTCGGGATCGAGATGGTGCAGGCGTTCGGCCGCGAGGACGACGTCCAGGCACGCTTCACGACCAAGGCCGAGGCCGTGCGCGACGGCGTCCTCCGCCAGGCGCGCGTCGAGGCGGCGTTCCTGCCCGGTCTCCTCTTCCTGCCGACGCTCTCGATCGGCGCGGTCGTGCTGTTCGGCGGGCACGACGTGATCGGCGGGACGCTGACCTACGGCGAGTTCTTCCTCTTCTACCAGCTGTTGCTGCAGCTGGTCTGGCCGCTCGAGGCACTCGGCTGGATCCTGTCGCTCGCGCAGCGGGCGACGGCGTCCGCGTCGCGCAGCTTCGCGTGGCTCCGGGGCATCGAGACGATTCCCGAGCCCGAGCAGCCGCGCGCGCTGCCCGCGGGCGACGTCGGCGTCACGTTCGACGGCGTGCGCTTCTCGTACGGCACCGGCAGCGAGGTGTTGTCCGGCGTCGACCTCGACCTCGCGCCCGGCGAGATCGTCGCCGTCTGCGGCCCGACCGGTGCGGGAAAGTCGTCGCTGCTCAACCTCGTGCCGCGCTTCTACGACCCGACGGAAGGTCGTGTGCTCATCGGCGGCATCGACGTGCGCGACCTGCGGATCGCCGACCTCCACGCCGCGGTCGCGATCGTGACGCAGCGGCCGATCCTGTTCTCGATCCCGCTGCGCGACAACCTCACCGCCGCCCGCCCGGACGCGCCGTGGGACGAAGTCGTCGCGGCCTGCGAGGCGTCGGGCGTTGCGCACTTCGCGGCCGAGCTGCCCGACGGCTACGACACGCTGATCGGCGAGCGCGGCGTCAACCTTTCCGGCGGGCAGCGCCAGCGCGTCGCACTGGCGCGCGCACTGGTCGCCGACGCGCGCGTGGTCGTCCTCGACGATCCGATGTCGGCGGTCGACACGCAGACCGAGCGGCATCTGATCACGAACCTCCGCCCCGCGCTCACGGG
This genomic window contains:
- a CDS encoding ABC transporter ATP-binding protein, translating into MNGRFLSVDPPDLGTVATAKGLARLWRDQGRLVVVGLVCAFAYSGLSLAIPIVIRHAIDRSIAPTNGHRAALWPYLVAVVGLATLRFLLNFTRRYATSRTGIRVEWRMRELLYQSYLRYPRAFYDRHATGQVVSRATNDLYPIRYFIGWGMTQGLQSLMMIFGIAVVLFLVNVKLAAIALVAMPLVGVLAFMFARRVMPISRHVQQLKADVTEAADEAVVGIEMVQAFGREDDVQARFTTKAEAVRDGVLRQARVEAAFLPGLLFLPTLSIGAVVLFGGHDVIGGTLTYGEFFLFYQLLLQLVWPLEALGWILSLAQRATASASRSFAWLRGIETIPEPEQPRALPAGDVGVTFDGVRFSYGTGSEVLSGVDLDLAPGEIVAVCGPTGAGKSSLLNLVPRFYDPTEGRVLIGGIDVRDLRIADLHAAVAIVTQRPILFSIPLRDNLTAARPDAPWDEVVAACEASGVAHFAAELPDGYDTLIGERGVNLSGGQRQRVALARALVADARVVVLDDPMSAVDTQTERHLITNLRPALTGRTVLVAAQRLSTVLLADRAVVIDDGVIVEQGPPYELLERSGAFSTLFGEEVLAA